Proteins from a single region of Chaetodon trifascialis isolate fChaTrf1 chromosome 10, fChaTrf1.hap1, whole genome shotgun sequence:
- the kras gene encoding GTPase KRas isoform X1, which produces MTEYKLVVVGAGGVGKSALTIQLIQNHFVDEYDPTIEDSYRKQVVIDGETCLLDILDTAGQEEYSAMRDQYMRTGEGFLCVFAINNTKSFEDIHHYREQIKRVKDSEDVPMVLVGNKCDLPSRTVDTKQAQDLARSYGIPFIETSAKTRQRVEDAFYTLVREIRLYRLNKLSKEEKTPRCVKLKKCVVM; this is translated from the exons ATGACAGAATATAAGCTGGTAGTGGTGGGAGCTGGTGGCGTTGGCAAGAGCGCACTTACTATTCAGCTCATCCAGAATCACTTTGTGGATGAATATGACCCCACCATTGAG GACTCCTACAGAAAGCAGGTAGTGATTGATGGGGAGACATGTCTGCTCGACATCCTGGACACTGCAGGTCAGGAGGAGTACAGCGCCATGAGGGATCAGTACATGAGGACAGGGGAGggcttcctctgtgtctttgcCATCAACAACACCAAGTCCTTCGAGGACATTCACCATTATAG AGAACAGATTAAGCGGGTGAAGGACTCTGAGGACGTCCCCATGGTGTTGGTGGGGAACAAGTGTGACCTCCCGTCCCGGACAGTGGACACCAAGCAGGCTCAGGACTTAGCACGCAGCTACGGCATTCCCTTTATTGAGACCTCAGCCAAAACCAGACAG AGAGTGGAAGATGCCTTTTACACTCTGGTACGGGAGATCAGGCTGTACCGGCTCAATAAGCTCAGCAAGGAAGAAAAGACTCCGCGCTGTGTCAAGCTTAAAAagtgtgttgtgatgtga